The Quercus robur chromosome 7, dhQueRobu3.1, whole genome shotgun sequence genome has a segment encoding these proteins:
- the LOC126693505 gene encoding 18.1 kDa class I heat shock protein-like, translating to MWPIPQFLNRRSNVFDPFSELDMPQFSHSIFPSETSSFTAAKVDWRETQNAHVFKADVPGLKKEEVKVEIEEGRVLQISGERSQEQEEKSDTDTWHQMERSRGRFLRRFTLPENAKVEEVKAAMENGVLTVTVPKEEVKKPDVRAIQISG from the coding sequence atgtgGCCGATTCCACAATTCCTCAACCGCCGATCCAACGTCTTCGACCCATTCTCAGAGCTCGACATGCCACAATTCTCTCACTCCATATTCCCCTCCGAAACGTCTtcgttcaccgcagctaaagtGGACTGGAGGGAGACCCAGAATGCGCACGTGTTCAAAGCCGACGTGCCTGGGCTGAAGAAAGAGGAAGTGAAGGTGGAGATCGAGGAAGGTCGAGTTCTCCAGATAAGTGGGGAGAGGAGTCAAGAGCAGGAAGAGAAGAGTGACACTGACACATGGCACCAAATGGAGCGGAGTAGAGGAAGGTTTTTGAGGAGGTTTACGCTGCCGGAGAACGCTAAGGTCGAGGAGGTTAAGGCTGCTATGGAGAATGGTGTGCTTACTGTCACTGTGCCCAAAGAGGAAGTCAAGAAGCCTGATGTTAGGGCCATTCAGATTTCTGGTTAG